DNA from Dethiobacter alkaliphilus AHT 1:
TTGGTGCCTGAAGTGGAGCCGCCGGAAGAGTTGTTCTGGGTACCCCCCAATAAGGTTATCGGTTTGACCATCAGCCCTCAGCAGTTAAATGAGATCAGGCAGGAACGGCTTAAAGCTTTGGGGCTGCACGCACAGGCCAACTATGCCAATATGGAGAGAATTCTGGAAGAGTTGGAATATGCCGAGGCGATTATGCGTAAAGTGGGCTGTCCGATCTTTGATGTAACCAATAAAGCGGTGGAAGAAGTGGCTAATAAAATTTTGCAGGTAATAAGGGAGGAACAACATGATGGGTAAACAGTACGTCTATCTTTTTTCAGAAGGAAATGCGGATATGCGCGAACTTTTGGGCGGCAAAGGTGCAAACCTGGCCGAAATGACCAAAATAGGCTTGCCTGTCCCTCCCGGTTTTACCGTTTCCACAGAAGCTTGCCGGGAATACCTGCGTCGTGACCAGCAAATCTGGGACGAGCTGCGGGACGAGACCATCGACGCCTTGCGGAATCTGGAAGAAACAACAGGCAAAAAGTTTGGAGACCGCAAAAACCCGCTTTTGGTCTCTGTGCGTTCCGGTTCTGTGTTTTCCATGCCGGGGATGATGGACACCGTTTTAAACCTGGGCTTAAACGATGAAACGGTCCAGGGTCTGGCTGCCGCATCCGGCAGCGACCGTTTTGCTTTTGACTGTTATCGCCGCTTTATTCAGATGTTCTCCGATGTGGTGCTTAAAGTGGACCATTACCTCTTTGACCGTGCTTTGGAGGAGAAAAAGAAATCATTGGGTGTAAAGGACGATACCGGCCTGGACGCCACTGCTCTGCAGGAAATTATTGAAAAGTATCTGAAAATTGTTTCGGAAAAAACAAAGGAGCCGTTCCCGCAGGATCCGCTGGAGCAGCTGATTCTGTCCATTCGTGCCGTTTTTGATTCCTGGAATAACCAACGTGCCGTCGTCTACCGCCAGATACATAAGCTGCCTGATCATCTGGGTACGGCGGTTAACGTACAGTCCATGGTCTTTGGTAATCTGGGTGATGACAGCGGCACAGGGGTGGCCTTTACCCGCAACCCTTCCGACGGAACCAAAGAGCTGTACGGCGAATTTCTTATTAACGCCCAGGGTGAGGATGTGGTTGCCGGAACCCGCACGCCTTTACCCATTGCCAAGATGAACGAATATATGCCTGATGTGTATAAGCAGTTTGTGGAATTGTGCGAACTGTTGGAAAATCATTACCAGGATATTCAGGATATCGAATTTACTGTGGAGCGGGGAACCCTGTACCTGCTGCAGACACGAAACGGTAAGCGTACCGCCGCCTCCGCCGTTAAAATTGCTGTAAATATGACCGAAGAGGGTATTCTGACCAGGGAAGATGCACTGCGGCGCGTAGACCCGTCTCAGTTGGACCAGCTCTTGCACCGCCGTATTGACCCGGATGTTAAGCTGGATCCCATCGCCAAAGGTCTGCCCGCTTCTCCCGGTGCAGCTTCAGGACAGCTGGTATTTACAGCAGACGAAGCGGAACGGTTGTCCGGTGATGGGGTAAAGGTAGTTCTGGTGCGTCCCGAAACCACCCCCGATGATATCCATGGTATTGTGGCGGCGCAGGGCATACTGACCAGCCGCGGCGGAATGACCAGCCACGCCGCCGTTGTGGCGCGTGGCATGGGCAAGCCCTGTGTTTCCGGTTCGGAAGACATCCGTATAGACCTAAACGCCAAAACTATGAC
Protein-coding regions in this window:
- the ppdK gene encoding pyruvate, phosphate dikinase, producing the protein MMGKQYVYLFSEGNADMRELLGGKGANLAEMTKIGLPVPPGFTVSTEACREYLRRDQQIWDELRDETIDALRNLEETTGKKFGDRKNPLLVSVRSGSVFSMPGMMDTVLNLGLNDETVQGLAAASGSDRFAFDCYRRFIQMFSDVVLKVDHYLFDRALEEKKKSLGVKDDTGLDATALQEIIEKYLKIVSEKTKEPFPQDPLEQLILSIRAVFDSWNNQRAVVYRQIHKLPDHLGTAVNVQSMVFGNLGDDSGTGVAFTRNPSDGTKELYGEFLINAQGEDVVAGTRTPLPIAKMNEYMPDVYKQFVELCELLENHYQDIQDIEFTVERGTLYLLQTRNGKRTAASAVKIAVNMTEEGILTREDALRRVDPSQLDQLLHRRIDPDVKLDPIAKGLPASPGAASGQLVFTADEAERLSGDGVKVVLVRPETTPDDIHGIVAAQGILTSRGGMTSHAAVVARGMGKPCVSGSEDIRIDLNAKTMTVDDKVFNVGDIISIDGSNGEVYAGTVPMIDPELSGEFSMLLEWADEVRQLGVRANADTPEDARKAREFGAAGIGLCRTEHMFMSQDRLPVVQAMILAKDHEERQQALDKLLPMQQDDFTEIFRAMEDLPVTIRLLDPPLHEFLPNLEDLLVDITLLRERGNDAKELRQKEELLKQVRSLHEFNPMLGHRGCRLGIVTPEIYKMQALAIFKAAATLAKEGKTVIPEVMIPLVGHETELKLMRELVLEAAAEVKAESGQNIEFKVGTMIELPRACVTADEIAAHADFFSFGTNDLTQTTFGFSRDDAEGKFLLEYLQQKVLPENPFAVLDRDGVGSLVKTAVEKGRGTKPELKLGICGEHGGDPSSIEFCHQIGLNYVSCSPYRVPVARLAAAHAQLNHTSQGKD